The sequence GATCGGTTTGGTGTAGGCAAAAGTCCGGTTTTAGTGATGTTTGGTTGAACTTAGGTCGTTCCCATAAGGTGGCTATTTTTACTTGGCGCGGCATATTGAGTTTTAACTTGGATTTTAAACGCTTAATCACGGCTTCCACATTGTGGCCACTGCTAAATACGTCATCCACTATCAACAAACTATCGTCAACGTTTAGGTTTTCCAGTAAGTACTGAATACCATGTACTCTTATTGACTCAGGTTCTTGGAGTATTTGATGATAATTGGCCTGCCCTTGGTAGGAGGTGCGTACCGAGATGTGGTCGGTTTTAACGCCTAAGGTTTGCAAACACTCTTGTACGTAAATCCCCACTGCACTGCCACCGCGCCACAGGCCAACGATAAAAGTAGGGCGAAAGCCACTTTCGAAAATATGCACGGCTAAACGAAAAGAATCTTGAATTAAGCTATCTTCATCTAAGTAGTGCTTTTGTAATTGGGCTGTCGGCTGGCTCATTGGCATGAAAAGTGTCCTTGAGTTTACGAGTTCTATAATGATAGTTTTATACTACACCTTTGACCAAAAGGTCAGTTTTAATCGTAGGTAATTATGAGCGACAAACGTTACATCACCGGACAAGAGCTACTAGAAGACTCATTTCGCTTGGCCGAAAAGGTATTAGCGAGTGGCTTTAAACCTAGCTTTATTATTGCTGTGTGGCGTGGCGGTGCACCCATTGGTATCGCGGTTCAAGAGTTTTTGGCTTATCACGGTATTGCTAGCGATAACATTGCCATTCGCACCTCTTCGTACGCAGCAGCAATAGACAATCAAGCAAAGCAGGTTAAGGTATTTGGGCTTAACTATTTAGTGAAGCATGTACAGCAGCATGACCGTTTGCTGATTGTTGATGACGTATTCGATACTGGCCGGTCGATTGAAGCGATTATTAATGAACTAAGCCGCTTAGCCAGATTAAATACCCCCAGCGATATTCGAGTTGCGGTTCCCTATTTTAAGCCAGAGCGCAATAAAACCGACCGAGTGCCAGATTACTACCTGCACGAAACCAAGCAATGGTTAAAGTATCCACATTCACTTGAGGGCTTAAGCCCAGCAGAGATCGCCGAGCATAGACCTGAGCTGTATCAAATTATCAAGGCGCATTTGCCAAAGTAGCGGCTCATTCATAAACGCTAGGTTTTGTTGGTATAAGTTTTAGTCCAACCTCAAAGAGCTTCCTATAACTTTTACCGCAAAACAAAATCATAAATCCGCAATAATAAAATGGCTAAATTGCACCATACTTGCTTAATGAGAGACTACTAATTAAGCGGAGCAAGCCATGGCAGTCAAATTTTCAGTAGCAACAGCCAATACCCTAAACCTCAATCGACCTAGTTTGCCAATGTATCGTAACCGACAAGGTTGGCTGCCAAATGAGTATGACGATAAAGTGCGTTGGCTAGTCAATCAGC comes from Agarivorans sp. Alg241-V36 and encodes:
- a CDS encoding phosphoribosyltransferase; its protein translation is MPMSQPTAQLQKHYLDEDSLIQDSFRLAVHIFESGFRPTFIVGLWRGGSAVGIYVQECLQTLGVKTDHISVRTSYQGQANYHQILQEPESIRVHGIQYLLENLNVDDSLLIVDDVFSSGHNVEAVIKRLKSKLKLNMPRQVKIATLWERPKFNQTSLKPDFCLHQTDQWLVFPYELTGLSLEEIQQHKGFVSPLIKPELADKLRQ
- a CDS encoding phosphoribosyltransferase translates to MSDKRYITGQELLEDSFRLAEKVLASGFKPSFIIAVWRGGAPIGIAVQEFLAYHGIASDNIAIRTSSYAAAIDNQAKQVKVFGLNYLVKHVQQHDRLLIVDDVFDTGRSIEAIINELSRLARLNTPSDIRVAVPYFKPERNKTDRVPDYYLHETKQWLKYPHSLEGLSPAEIAEHRPELYQIIKAHLPK